One genomic window of Variovorax sp. RA8 includes the following:
- a CDS encoding MFS transporter, producing the protein MVKTAALNAPAAPDATVAAGRAMLLLGAMVFVVALGYGAGLPLLQLFLGLYLDGATPSTLAWHVGMLGGVYTFALFLFAPLWGRLSDRHGRSAVLAAGFAAFLIGGAAAALAPNLIVVYAARFLAGAGAASIVPTAQAYVDDISTQEVRSRRFVLLGSTSFIGFLAGPAFGTWIAGPVMGMPVGRMLDMVNWPAFAIVLGGLPLLVLIPWGLGRKRAAPERDLPPQLSPDRRRFVRASMGMALLASFAVGTFEVGFTLFGGQTLGLASGTMAVMFVTCSLAMLAAQSTLLLQGVRRRINQRWVAAAFGTSALALTFAFAVPDAAALGLLIVVVSTGVGMVGPVLSYELLERHAAARGELLGRQAAAGNLGQALGSVSAGSLFAWQPAASFWAAALILVLGAAIALASWGPARSGEIAAGL; encoded by the coding sequence ATGGTGAAGACAGCAGCCCTCAATGCGCCGGCAGCGCCCGACGCAACTGTGGCGGCGGGCCGGGCGATGTTGCTGCTCGGAGCGATGGTATTCGTCGTCGCGCTCGGCTACGGCGCCGGCTTGCCGTTGCTGCAGCTGTTTCTGGGGCTGTACCTCGACGGGGCGACGCCATCCACGCTCGCGTGGCACGTCGGCATGCTGGGCGGCGTCTACACCTTCGCGCTATTCCTCTTCGCGCCGTTGTGGGGTCGACTCTCGGACCGGCATGGCCGTTCCGCCGTACTGGCCGCGGGCTTCGCAGCATTCCTGATCGGCGGCGCTGCAGCCGCGTTGGCACCGAACCTGATAGTCGTGTATGCCGCTCGCTTCCTGGCCGGTGCAGGTGCCGCCTCAATTGTCCCGACAGCACAGGCGTACGTCGACGACATCAGCACGCAGGAGGTGCGCAGCCGCCGCTTTGTGCTGCTCGGCAGCACGTCGTTCATCGGCTTTCTCGCCGGCCCGGCCTTCGGAACCTGGATCGCCGGGCCAGTGATGGGCATGCCGGTCGGGCGCATGCTTGACATGGTCAACTGGCCCGCGTTTGCCATCGTGTTGGGGGGGCTCCCATTGCTGGTGCTCATCCCGTGGGGCCTGGGCCGCAAGCGCGCTGCGCCTGAGCGCGACCTGCCACCTCAGTTGTCGCCAGACCGCCGGAGGTTCGTTCGCGCCTCGATGGGCATGGCACTGCTGGCCTCGTTTGCGGTGGGTACCTTTGAAGTCGGCTTCACTCTGTTCGGCGGGCAGACGCTGGGCCTAGCCAGCGGCACGATGGCCGTTATGTTTGTCACCTGCAGCCTGGCCATGCTGGCAGCGCAGTCCACGTTGCTACTGCAAGGCGTGCGCCGCCGCATCAACCAACGCTGGGTCGCGGCCGCATTTGGCACCTCGGCGCTCGCGTTGACTTTCGCCTTTGCGGTGCCGGACGCCGCGGCGCTCGGCCTGCTGATCGTCGTGGTGTCCACTGGCGTCGGAATGGTCGGACCGGTACTGTCCTACGAGCTGCTCGAGCGCCATGCAGCCGCGCGCGGGGAACTGCTTGGCCGGCAGGCAGCGGCCGGCAACCTCGGGCAGGCGCTGGGTTCGGTGAGCGCCGGGTCGCTTTTCGCATGGCAGCCGGCGGCGTCATTCTGGGCGGCAGCGCTGATTCTTGTGCTGGGGGCCGCCATCGCGCTCGCATCATGGGGGCCGGCACGCAGTGGCGAGATCGCCGCCGGCCTGTGA
- a CDS encoding phospholipase D family protein, with the protein MALNLPSCCLGWLRITLAAALWLLLTMTSGCATGRLDVPRVPSRAIVNVERTTLGRAFAEQAAPYPGMSGFQVLASGHAAFVARAALADATERTLDLQYYSVGDDLTTDLLLLRILAAAERGVRVRILLDDIDARTRSFARRAIAAHSAIQVRLFNPFFSGGTSSLGRLSEFVLDGARLNRRMHNKLWVADNVAAVVGSRNLGDEYFDANVASNFADVDLLGAGPIVKELSHAFDAYWNSAAAIPMEAFTERPDAAEGERVRQSLRMRAANCHGLAPCDWLAQDSLLGALRSATVQLSWGRAQLTYDQPDEQKRGVASGVEHGSIDDREGGSRTAAELLIMSPYFVPSEDGIRHLAEMRERGVRVAVLTNSLASTDSPAAHAGYARHRMELLRNGVELFEMRPRPDVQHRLPHRWGRASAASFHAKVIVQDRVRALVGSLNQDPRSRLHNTEAWITVDSVELAGELAALFDEGADPHHAFEVARREARGEAGLEWRAEEGGKIVTHDVEPMTDLGLRVWRGILGVLLPEHML; encoded by the coding sequence ATGGCCTTAAATTTGCCATCCTGCTGTCTTGGATGGCTTCGGATCACTCTTGCGGCTGCGTTGTGGCTGCTGCTGACGATGACAAGCGGCTGCGCAACTGGGCGGCTGGATGTTCCTCGTGTGCCGTCGCGTGCAATCGTCAACGTCGAGCGCACGACGCTCGGACGCGCATTTGCTGAGCAGGCCGCGCCCTATCCCGGGATGTCCGGCTTCCAGGTCCTTGCCTCCGGCCATGCTGCCTTTGTCGCCAGAGCTGCATTGGCTGACGCAACCGAACGCACGCTGGACCTGCAGTACTACAGCGTAGGTGATGACCTGACGACCGACCTGCTGTTGCTGCGCATCCTCGCCGCGGCCGAGCGGGGCGTTAGGGTGAGGATTCTGCTCGACGACATCGACGCGCGGACGCGCTCCTTCGCGCGCCGTGCAATTGCCGCACACTCCGCGATCCAGGTGCGGCTGTTTAATCCCTTCTTTTCGGGTGGCACGTCGAGCCTCGGGCGACTGAGCGAGTTTGTGCTTGATGGCGCACGGCTGAATCGCCGGATGCACAACAAGCTGTGGGTGGCGGACAATGTGGCCGCGGTGGTCGGCAGCCGCAACCTCGGAGACGAGTACTTCGACGCGAACGTTGCGTCCAACTTTGCTGATGTGGACTTGCTGGGCGCCGGCCCGATCGTGAAAGAGCTATCGCACGCCTTCGACGCTTACTGGAACAGCGCGGCCGCAATCCCTATGGAGGCGTTTACCGAACGCCCCGACGCCGCCGAAGGCGAGCGGGTGCGGCAGTCATTGCGCATGCGCGCCGCGAATTGCCACGGTCTCGCGCCTTGCGACTGGCTGGCGCAAGACAGCCTGCTTGGCGCCCTGCGGTCTGCGACCGTTCAGCTCTCATGGGGGCGTGCCCAGCTGACCTACGACCAGCCCGACGAACAAAAGAGGGGCGTGGCCTCCGGAGTTGAGCACGGATCGATTGACGACCGTGAAGGTGGCTCTCGCACAGCGGCCGAACTGCTGATCATGTCGCCATATTTTGTGCCGAGCGAGGATGGAATCCGCCACCTGGCGGAGATGCGCGAGCGCGGCGTTCGCGTAGCCGTCTTGACCAACTCGCTGGCCTCCACAGATTCACCGGCAGCGCATGCAGGTTACGCGCGTCATCGGATGGAACTCCTGCGCAATGGGGTGGAGTTGTTCGAAATGCGTCCACGGCCGGATGTCCAGCACCGCTTGCCGCATCGTTGGGGGCGTGCGTCCGCCGCCAGCTTTCACGCGAAAGTCATCGTGCAGGATCGTGTGCGCGCCCTCGTTGGCTCGCTGAACCAGGATCCACGCTCACGACTACACAATACGGAGGCTTGGATCACTGTCGACAGTGTCGAACTGGCGGGCGAATTGGCGGCGTTGTTCGACGAAGGGGCCGATCCTCATCATGCCTTCGAGGTCGCGCGACGCGAAGCTCGCGGCGAAGCAGGGCTCGAGTGGAGAGCTGAGGAGGGTGGGAAGATTGTGACGCACGATGTTGAACCCATGACAGACTTGGGGCTGCGGGTTTGGCGAGGCATTCTGGGTGTACTGCTCCCCGAGCACATGCTTTGA
- a CDS encoding DUF4148 domain-containing protein, with the protein MKLNHITLAAALLTVLAAPSASAQGADGAKPKSREEVRTEAIRSHKDGTMRHSEAEPKSEPFRSEKSRKEVSAAGVRSHKDGTMLHSEAEPKSDAFKSGKSRKDVKAETIRSHKDGTMLHGGEAAAPEAK; encoded by the coding sequence ATGAAATTGAATCACATCACACTTGCTGCAGCCCTCCTGACCGTGCTCGCCGCCCCCAGTGCATCTGCGCAAGGCGCCGACGGCGCCAAGCCGAAGTCGCGCGAAGAGGTAAGGACCGAAGCGATCCGCTCCCATAAGGACGGAACCATGCGACATAGCGAAGCGGAACCGAAATCTGAGCCATTCAGATCGGAGAAAAGCCGGAAGGAAGTGAGTGCCGCAGGAGTCCGCTCTCACAAGGACGGCACCATGTTGCATAGCGAGGCCGAGCCGAAATCCGATGCGTTCAAATCAGGGAAGAGCCGCAAGGACGTAAAGGCTGAGACGATCCGCTCTCACAAAGACGGAACCATGCTGCATGGCGGTGAGGCGGCTGCGCCGGAGGCGAAGTAA